A genomic segment from Inquilinus sp. KBS0705 encodes:
- a CDS encoding zinc-binding dehydrogenase, translated as MEEKMKAALKTQEGTFEIGEADTPKIAKPDWVVARVKVAGICGTDLRHWKIAEAELTCKIMGHELSGEVIEVGPEVKNVKPGDRVVIETLLGDETCEWCNIQRYNICPNLYPVRMKTISQAFAQYVAGPCEKFYKLPDNVSFEEATLLDTFSVCMHAIQLSGIKINDKVVIIGAGCIGLGQLQLAKICGADVLITDKVDSALKVAKELGADEVVNIDSEDGHQRVMEFTGGRGADIVFECAGGSAMPMTLPQAVSFTRIGGKVVVVGGFEKDQKAIELDWAQMQKSEIKLILSASYSYWDIYPEMKMCLDLVAKGKLNARKLITHNFSLDDINEAFDTARNKEETGAIFVALTV; from the coding sequence ATGGAAGAGAAAATGAAAGCAGCGTTGAAAACGCAGGAAGGTACATTTGAGATTGGCGAAGCTGATACCCCCAAAATTGCAAAGCCAGATTGGGTGGTTGCAAGGGTAAAAGTAGCCGGCATATGCGGCACCGACCTTAGGCACTGGAAAATAGCCGAAGCCGAACTGACTTGTAAAATAATGGGGCACGAGCTTTCGGGCGAGGTGATAGAAGTTGGGCCGGAGGTTAAAAATGTAAAACCCGGCGACAGGGTTGTTATTGAAACATTGCTTGGCGATGAAACCTGCGAATGGTGCAACATACAGCGCTATAATATTTGCCCCAACCTATACCCGGTGCGTATGAAAACCATTTCGCAAGCATTTGCACAATATGTAGCCGGCCCATGTGAAAAGTTTTATAAGCTACCCGATAATGTAAGTTTTGAAGAAGCCACCCTGCTTGATACATTTTCGGTATGTATGCATGCCATACAATTAAGCGGCATAAAAATAAATGATAAAGTTGTGATAATAGGTGCCGGTTGCATTGGGTTGGGTCAGCTGCAATTAGCCAAGATATGCGGGGCCGATGTACTTATTACAGATAAGGTGGATTCGGCACTTAAGGTGGCAAAAGAGTTAGGTGCTGATGAAGTGGTAAACATCGATTCGGAAGACGGGCATCAGCGGGTTATGGAATTTACCGGCGGTCGCGGTGCCGATATTGTGTTTGAATGTGCAGGCGGCTCGGCTATGCCCATGACATTGCCCCAGGCGGTTTCGTTTACCCGCATTGGTGGCAAAGTGGTGGTAGTTGGTGGTTTCGAAAAGGACCAAAAAGCAATTGAATTGGATTGGGCCCAAATGCAAAAATCTGAAATTAAACTCATCCTCAGCGCCAGTTATTCCTATTGGGACATTTATCCCGAAATGAAGATGTGCTTAGACCTGGTTGCTAAAGGCAAGCTGAATGCCCGTAAACTTATTACGCACAATTTTTCACTTGATGATATCAATGAGGCTTTTGACACAGCAAGGAACAAAGAGGAAACAGGGGCCATTTTTGTGGCACTAACAGTGTAA
- a CDS encoding SDR family oxidoreductase — protein sequence MSTSNFDKNALTELKGMSIIITGGTTGIGRATAILLAQKGADVLIAGNSPEHLDETLKSIEQAQPQGKFDGITADLATEEGIQQIFNKADETLGKLDVLVNNAALAYQGISDGNYEDWERVVKTNLLGYMACSRYALDRMTPNGRGHIVQVGSMSADVRETGSSVYVATKAGIQGFSESLRKEVNELGIKVTLIEPGAVGTDMQPANASEQAQKQESLEMLTAEDIASAVVYALEQPLRCDVVELKIRPHLQLI from the coding sequence ATGAGCACATCAAATTTTGATAAAAATGCCTTAACTGAGTTAAAAGGCATGAGCATTATAATAACCGGCGGAACAACCGGTATAGGCAGGGCTACGGCTATTCTATTGGCACAAAAAGGTGCCGATGTGCTAATAGCAGGAAATAGCCCTGAGCATTTAGACGAAACCCTAAAAAGCATTGAGCAGGCACAGCCCCAGGGCAAATTTGACGGCATAACAGCCGACCTTGCCACCGAAGAAGGTATACAGCAAATTTTTAATAAAGCAGACGAAACGTTGGGTAAGTTAGATGTGTTGGTAAACAATGCGGCGTTGGCATACCAGGGTATAAGCGATGGTAACTACGAGGATTGGGAACGTGTGGTTAAAACAAATTTGCTTGGCTATATGGCCTGTTCCCGTTACGCGCTGGACCGCATGACGCCAAATGGCCGCGGCCATATTGTTCAGGTAGGATCTATGAGTGCAGATGTGCGCGAGACAGGCAGTTCAGTTTATGTTGCAACCAAGGCCGGTATACAGGGTTTTTCGGAAAGCCTGCGTAAAGAAGTGAACGAATTAGGAATAAAAGTAACACTGATAGAGCCCGGAGCTGTGGGAACTGATATGCAACCCGCTAACGCCAGTGAACAGGCACAAAAACAAGAGAGCCTGGAAATGCTAACCGCTGAAGACATTGCATCGGCTGTTGTTTATGCCCTTGAACAACCTTTAAGATGCGATGTTGTCGAACTAAAGATACGGCCCCATTTACAACTTATTTAA